A window of the Butyricimonas faecalis genome harbors these coding sequences:
- a CDS encoding TonB-dependent receptor domain-containing protein: MEWAGGILDFGKIRASYGKSGKQFDQPYIAYGLLTPSKSFLGHPGVQPEWFDGLTNKNLTWEETKQYDFGIDLDFFDHRVSLTMDYYYRLTDKLLYNITLPGNYSGYDRQWQNAYAIMNEGLEIQVKWDIFREEKLSWNMTFNIARNWNRLKKSTNGMDFQNRNGSNNFSDNLSVIGKPLNGIYTYKDNGFYDDDNEVPYYFLNGRKTYLFGNNTQRFYRAGDRIIYDADGNGQINTLQPLQDDRVYSGSPLPIASGGITSSLEWKNFDLNMLFSYVIGRHILNAGKGASVGTRLGMTIEDTATPIFANLDKISFWQRPGDRTDFPANRLENGLSNFATNLYSNVEDVSYIKLKTITLGYTLPSTIASRIGVGARIFISAENVFTITNYSGPDPESVDLVTGIDYFGNYPLSKRVTLGLTVNF, from the coding sequence ATGGAATGGGCCGGAGGGATTCTGGATTTCGGGAAGATCAGGGCAAGCTACGGGAAGTCGGGCAAGCAATTCGACCAACCTTACATCGCTTACGGCCTGCTTACCCCGTCAAAGTCCTTTCTCGGACACCCCGGTGTGCAGCCGGAGTGGTTCGACGGGTTGACCAACAAGAACCTGACATGGGAAGAAACGAAACAGTATGATTTCGGTATTGATCTCGATTTCTTCGACCACCGCGTAAGTCTCACGATGGATTATTACTACCGGTTGACGGATAAATTGTTGTACAACATTACTTTGCCGGGTAACTATTCCGGTTATGACCGTCAATGGCAAAACGCTTACGCCATCATGAACGAGGGGCTTGAGATTCAAGTGAAATGGGATATTTTTCGGGAAGAGAAGTTGTCATGGAATATGACGTTCAATATTGCACGGAACTGGAACCGTTTGAAGAAAAGTACGAACGGGATGGATTTCCAAAACCGGAACGGGAGTAATAATTTCTCGGACAACCTGAGCGTGATCGGGAAGCCGTTGAATGGGATTTACACCTATAAGGATAATGGGTTTTACGATGATGATAATGAAGTGCCGTATTATTTTCTGAACGGGAGAAAAACGTATCTTTTCGGGAATAATACTCAACGCTTCTATCGGGCAGGCGATCGGATCATTTACGATGCTGATGGTAACGGGCAGATCAACACGCTCCAACCCTTGCAAGACGACCGGGTGTATTCCGGTTCTCCCCTTCCTATTGCCAGCGGGGGGATCACGAGTTCATTGGAGTGGAAGAATTTCGATTTGAATATGCTGTTCAGTTACGTGATCGGACGACATATTCTGAATGCCGGGAAAGGGGCTTCCGTGGGAACCCGCTTGGGAATGACCATCGAAGACACGGCTACCCCCATTTTTGCCAACCTTGATAAGATCAGTTTTTGGCAAAGACCGGGAGACCGGACGGATTTTCCAGCTAACAGGTTAGAAAACGGTTTATCCAATTTTGCCACAAACCTGTATTCCAACGTGGAAGACGTGAGTTATATAAAATTGAAGACCATCACGCTGGGTTACACTCTTCCCTCGACCATCGCATCCAGAATTGGCGTCGGGGCAAGGATTTTCATCTCGGCGGAAAACGTGTTCACGATAACCAATTATAGCGGACCGGATCCGGAGTCTGTTGATCTCGTGACGGGAATTGATTATTTCGGGAACTATCCCCTTAGCAAACGGGTTACTTTGGGTCTAACTGTAAATTTTTAA
- a CDS encoding RagB/SusD family nutrient uptake outer membrane protein: protein MKKIIYTLFVLPFFMLGISCDDFLTEEPENSVTNGNFWKTEQDAESAIYGLHRLFRTTFGSINYVYRDRGFPFDFMNPSIWGASSNGTPVWTNSSAQLTWEGEYEVIAQCNLLIDNLQKVEMPVDRYNFYLGQALCIRAYVYFYILKTWGDAPLIKESVDIGEKARTPWQELADFAIADLLRAKAMLPAAVELVGADGQPITSKQIPSKGAAWATLAHLYAWKASLNEEPELNKLALQACDSVIADRSYRLADNVEDVCEKVIRGNSPEGIFELDYQNISEDDLKPSGSYAAGGFQKWPVEPLTTPSTRRSLLRLNNSTAMAMFPDLSDERRQEYFYQLDEMAQEPVSITQGAAYIRKWRGVITYTDGPDAGRIKAYEDNEILFRLADIILLRAELKELTGDTQGAIEDLNSVRDRAKAHTYTTDEGELKKVIALEREKELFLEYGARYYDIVRNGTFREKLRGKYKTLTDQDVKDGALFLPVGSKAFNDNTLMKQTPYWFRNGYAY, encoded by the coding sequence ATGAAAAAGATTATATACACCTTATTCGTTCTTCCGTTTTTCATGCTCGGTATCTCGTGTGACGATTTCCTGACCGAAGAACCGGAGAACTCCGTTACGAACGGGAATTTCTGGAAGACAGAACAGGATGCAGAATCGGCAATTTATGGACTACACAGGTTATTTCGCACCACATTCGGCTCGATCAATTACGTGTACCGGGATCGGGGATTTCCTTTTGATTTTATGAATCCCTCCATCTGGGGAGCCTCTTCAAACGGGACGCCGGTGTGGACCAACTCGTCAGCACAGCTTACGTGGGAAGGAGAATACGAGGTTATCGCTCAATGCAATCTCCTCATTGACAACCTGCAGAAGGTGGAAATGCCCGTGGATCGATACAATTTCTACCTGGGACAGGCATTGTGCATCAGGGCATACGTTTATTTCTATATTCTCAAGACTTGGGGTGACGCTCCCTTGATCAAAGAGTCTGTGGACATCGGGGAAAAAGCGAGAACCCCGTGGCAGGAATTGGCAGATTTTGCCATTGCCGATTTACTGAGAGCCAAAGCAATGTTACCCGCGGCCGTGGAACTCGTCGGTGCTGACGGTCAACCGATCACCAGCAAGCAAATCCCCTCGAAAGGGGCAGCGTGGGCCACGTTGGCTCACCTGTACGCGTGGAAAGCATCCTTGAATGAAGAACCGGAGTTGAACAAACTGGCTTTGCAGGCCTGCGACTCGGTCATCGCGGATAGGTCCTATCGATTGGCAGATAACGTGGAAGACGTGTGCGAGAAAGTAATTCGGGGAAACAGCCCGGAGGGGATTTTCGAACTGGATTACCAGAATATTTCCGAGGACGATTTGAAACCATCGGGTTCTTACGCGGCAGGGGGATTCCAGAAATGGCCCGTGGAGCCGCTGACAACTCCATCGACGAGACGTAGCCTGCTACGATTGAATAACTCCACAGCTATGGCTATGTTCCCCGATCTCTCGGATGAAAGAAGGCAGGAGTATTTCTATCAGCTGGATGAGATGGCACAAGAACCCGTGTCAATCACACAAGGGGCCGCTTATATCCGGAAATGGCGGGGTGTGATTACCTACACGGATGGTCCGGATGCGGGAAGAATAAAGGCCTACGAGGATAACGAGATTCTGTTCCGGCTTGCTGATATTATTCTGCTCCGGGCAGAATTGAAAGAATTGACGGGTGACACGCAAGGGGCCATCGAGGATCTGAATTCTGTACGCGATAGGGCAAAGGCCCATACTTACACGACCGACGAGGGGGAACTGAAGAAGGTGATCGCGCTGGAAAGGGAAAAGGAGTTGTTCCTCGAATACGGGGCTCGTTATTATGACATCGTGCGTAACGGGACATTCCGGGAGAAACTACGAGGCAAGTACAAGACCCTGACAGACCAAGACGTGAAGGACGGCGCCTTGTTCTTACCCGTGGGAAGTAAGGCTTTCAATGATAATACTCTTATGAAACAAACACCTTATTGGTTCAGAAACGGGTATGCTTATTAA
- a CDS encoding helix-turn-helix domain-containing protein, with amino-acid sequence MDDRDLILKIGKRIKEIRLSKPMTLEELAAASNMDNANIARLESGNTNPTIRTLYKISRGLNVKLKELVDVE; translated from the coding sequence ATGGATGATAGAGATTTAATTTTAAAAATTGGTAAAAGAATAAAGGAGATTAGGCTTTCTAAACCTATGACATTGGAAGAACTTGCAGCAGCTTCCAATATGGATAATGCAAATATTGCTAGACTTGAATCTGGTAATACGAATCCAACAATACGTACTCTTTATAAAATAAGCCGAGGGCTTAACGTCAAATTAAAAGAGCTAGTTGATGTTGAATAA
- a CDS encoding SusC/RagA family TonB-linked outer membrane protein, whose product MKKTYDRKGFKQKLLSKRKTVVTVTRLLIVLLLGCPLLARAGMRDSTRLEGYRVQGTVVDEKGIPLPGVTVRLDSTMLGVTTDNEGKFLLRLPQVRGVLVFSFVGYKTVKMKFEPDKLLYVRMKEDISELDEVTVVAYGEQSRRDVIGAMSIVKAADIKDIPSPSLANLLQGRVAGMSVINASGAPGGGGIVTTIRGFNSLSVEASQRHSEPLWVIDGVPMYSFTSPISGLNTLSEIDPKDIETVQVLKDAASAAIYGSRAANGVILITTKKGRLNQKAKVSLNVSRTFIFQPNLPDLTGGNRERYHRMEALKNQQEAYLDYENNVYKYPESYWESYENGVKYNYFWNMGDGATIPLYQDSLNPFYNNSTDLFDYYFRTAKVTDANIQVSGGGTNIAYNIGLGYYDEKGVLRGTGFSRVKLLSNLFVSPVEKMNMNLRFYLARTDRSRSSRDQNGYDFSTGSDLETIPSELLTTSTLWPGKGTPAFEEMINRFKGTIEKNDSYRARASFDASYEFVKGLTFKTSVAADYSQQNQNLFRPSYLDEYNESYSGGQIARAMMLLNENLLTYKHTFKNDHNVDILLGHSVQVNENHLVGGYGRKAPSDLIHYVSWYENVYDVNANRVLKDFHSDKERSTMVGLFGRLNYNYRQKYFVSVTVRRDASSKFGEDVRWATSRRMP is encoded by the coding sequence ATGAAAAAAACTTATGACAGGAAAGGTTTTAAGCAAAAGTTACTATCGAAGAGAAAGACCGTCGTCACGGTGACTCGCTTGCTGATCGTCTTATTGCTCGGGTGTCCGCTACTGGCTCGGGCCGGGATGAGAGATTCAACCCGCTTAGAAGGTTATCGGGTGCAGGGAACGGTTGTCGACGAGAAAGGAATCCCCCTACCCGGGGTTACCGTACGACTGGATTCTACTATGCTAGGCGTCACGACCGACAATGAAGGGAAATTTCTTTTACGTTTACCACAGGTTCGGGGAGTCCTCGTGTTCTCGTTTGTGGGATATAAAACCGTGAAAATGAAATTTGAACCGGACAAACTATTGTACGTTCGCATGAAAGAGGATATTTCCGAACTGGATGAGGTTACCGTGGTGGCCTACGGGGAGCAATCGAGGCGGGATGTGATCGGGGCCATGTCAATCGTGAAGGCCGCGGACATTAAAGATATTCCCTCGCCTTCCCTTGCTAATCTACTGCAAGGCCGGGTCGCCGGGATGAGCGTGATCAATGCCTCCGGGGCTCCCGGTGGTGGAGGCATCGTTACCACGATACGGGGATTTAACAGTTTGTCGGTGGAAGCCTCCCAACGTCACTCGGAACCTTTGTGGGTGATCGACGGGGTGCCCATGTATTCATTCACTTCTCCCATCTCGGGGTTGAACACGCTGTCTGAAATCGATCCGAAAGACATCGAGACGGTACAAGTGCTTAAAGATGCCGCCTCGGCTGCCATCTACGGTTCGCGTGCCGCCAACGGGGTAATCCTGATTACCACGAAGAAAGGACGATTAAACCAGAAAGCAAAAGTCAGCCTGAATGTTTCGCGAACATTTATTTTTCAACCGAATCTTCCCGATCTCACGGGTGGGAACCGGGAAAGGTATCACAGGATGGAGGCCCTTAAGAACCAACAAGAGGCCTACCTCGATTACGAGAATAACGTTTACAAGTACCCGGAAAGCTACTGGGAATCCTACGAGAACGGGGTAAAGTACAATTATTTCTGGAACATGGGTGATGGGGCAACCATTCCGCTCTATCAAGATAGCCTGAATCCGTTTTACAATAATTCGACAGATCTGTTCGACTATTATTTCAGAACAGCCAAGGTTACGGATGCCAATATTCAGGTTTCCGGTGGTGGCACAAATATCGCCTACAACATCGGTCTGGGATATTACGATGAGAAAGGCGTGCTGAGAGGCACGGGGTTCAGTAGGGTGAAACTGCTCTCCAATCTCTTCGTGAGCCCGGTTGAGAAGATGAACATGAATCTGCGGTTCTATCTTGCTCGCACGGATCGGAGCCGTTCGTCAAGAGACCAAAACGGGTACGACTTTTCAACCGGTAGCGACTTGGAAACAATTCCTTCCGAGTTGCTGACCACCTCAACGCTATGGCCGGGAAAAGGAACGCCCGCCTTCGAGGAGATGATTAACCGATTCAAGGGGACGATCGAGAAAAACGACTCGTACAGGGCGAGGGCCAGTTTTGACGCGAGCTACGAGTTCGTGAAGGGATTGACGTTCAAAACCTCTGTTGCCGCGGACTACTCGCAACAGAACCAAAACCTGTTCCGCCCCTCGTATCTTGACGAGTACAACGAATCATATTCCGGAGGACAGATCGCGAGAGCGATGATGTTGTTGAACGAAAACCTGCTAACCTACAAGCACACTTTCAAAAATGATCATAACGTGGACATTTTACTAGGCCATTCGGTGCAAGTCAACGAGAATCATCTTGTCGGTGGTTACGGGAGAAAGGCTCCCAGCGATCTGATTCACTACGTGTCGTGGTACGAGAATGTCTACGATGTTAATGCGAACCGTGTTCTGAAAGATTTTCACTCGGACAAGGAGAGAAGTACCATGGTCGGGTTGTTCGGGCGACTGAACTACAACTACCGACAGAAGTATTTCGTTTCCGTCACCGTGAGAAGGGATGCCTCGTCCAAATTCGGCGAGGACGTCAGGTGGGCCACTTCCCGTCGTATGCCATAG
- a CDS encoding fasciclin domain-containing protein: MKKCALFIIGFMIIFCGCGKDYFHDTGLANGKHDCTIWEYMQQDRENWDSTILVIKRAGLQSLFDGTDGENKEITFFGPTNMSIMQFLFKTVDEEYEMMYSSIDDIPVEICRQFILSHVIREKWLSTDFEFENKGTLTGGSEETNLAGNPLRIYRTKGEYMGIPGIGAETLYVHSLTFGHIVLIASSNIEMTNGTVHSLSNSYQFTEL; this comes from the coding sequence ATGAAAAAATGTGCGTTATTTATAATAGGATTCATGATTATTTTCTGCGGTTGCGGGAAGGATTATTTTCACGATACCGGGCTGGCTAACGGTAAACACGATTGTACGATTTGGGAATATATGCAACAGGATCGGGAAAACTGGGACTCAACAATACTCGTTATCAAACGGGCCGGTCTCCAATCCTTGTTTGACGGGACAGATGGCGAGAATAAAGAGATCACGTTTTTCGGACCAACAAACATGTCGATCATGCAGTTTCTTTTCAAAACGGTGGATGAGGAGTATGAAATGATGTATTCATCCATTGATGACATCCCCGTGGAGATCTGCAGGCAATTCATTCTTTCCCACGTGATTCGGGAGAAATGGCTGAGTACCGATTTTGAGTTTGAAAACAAGGGGACCTTGACCGGAGGATCGGAGGAAACGAATTTGGCAGGAAACCCGTTGCGCATTTATCGGACAAAAGGAGAGTACATGGGAATTCCCGGCATCGGGGCAGAGACCTTGTACGTTCATTCCCTGACATTCGGACACATTGTCTTGATCGCTTCATCAAACATTGAAATGACGAACGGAACGGTTCATTCACTAAGTAATTCGTATCAATTTACCGAACTATAA
- a CDS encoding capsular polysaccharide biosynthesis protein CapF: MKILVTGAKGFVGKNLCAELRNIKDGKSRCWGDVVIDEVFEYDVDSTSEELDEWCKECDFVFNLAGVNRPQNQEEFMEGNFGFASTLLDSLKKHGNACPVMLSSSQQASLTGRFGNSEYGRSKKAGEDLFLDYATDTGAEVLVYRFPNLFGKWCRPNYNSAVATFCYNIANDLPIQVNDPTVELELLYIDDLVAEMVSALKGEVHRCEFDGLEVVPSVAGTYCYCPITHKITLGEIVSLLHEFADQPSTLMMPEIPAGSFAKKLYSTFLSYLPESKVAFPLKMNVDARGSFTELLHTAKCGQVSVNISKPGITKGQHWHHSKWEFFIVVAGHGLIQERKEGTDEVLEFEVSGDKIQAVHMLPGYTHNIINLSETENLVTVMWANEIFDPTYPDTYGDPVMK, translated from the coding sequence ATGAAAATACTTGTTACGGGTGCAAAAGGATTCGTGGGTAAGAACCTTTGTGCCGAATTAAGAAATATCAAGGACGGAAAATCTCGTTGTTGGGGAGATGTGGTTATTGACGAAGTTTTTGAATACGATGTAGATTCTACTTCAGAGGAGTTGGACGAGTGGTGTAAGGAGTGTGATTTTGTCTTTAATTTGGCGGGAGTCAATCGTCCGCAAAATCAAGAAGAGTTTATGGAAGGGAATTTCGGTTTTGCTTCCACGTTGCTTGATTCTCTCAAAAAGCATGGGAACGCGTGTCCGGTGATGCTTTCATCTTCCCAACAGGCTTCATTGACCGGACGCTTTGGTAATTCCGAGTACGGTCGTTCGAAAAAGGCCGGAGAGGATTTATTCCTTGATTACGCAACGGATACCGGGGCTGAAGTGTTGGTCTATCGTTTCCCAAATCTGTTTGGAAAGTGGTGTCGTCCGAATTACAATTCGGCTGTAGCAACGTTCTGTTATAATATTGCGAATGATTTGCCTATTCAGGTGAATGATCCCACGGTTGAGCTGGAATTACTTTATATTGATGATCTTGTGGCGGAGATGGTTTCTGCCTTGAAAGGGGAGGTGCATCGCTGTGAGTTTGACGGGTTGGAGGTGGTACCTTCCGTTGCGGGGACATATTGTTACTGCCCAATAACTCATAAGATAACGCTCGGAGAGATCGTAAGTCTGTTACATGAATTTGCCGATCAGCCTTCGACATTAATGATGCCGGAGATCCCTGCCGGTTCTTTTGCAAAGAAATTATACTCGACATTTCTGAGTTATCTGCCGGAATCTAAAGTGGCTTTCCCGCTTAAAATGAATGTGGATGCTCGTGGGTCTTTCACGGAACTTTTGCATACTGCAAAGTGTGGTCAAGTCAGTGTCAATATTTCTAAACCGGGAATCACGAAGGGGCAACATTGGCATCACTCCAAGTGGGAGTTTTTCATTGTTGTTGCTGGGCATGGATTGATTCAAGAACGTAAGGAGGGAACTGATGAGGTGCTTGAGTTCGAAGTTTCGGGAGATAAGATACAAGCGGTACATATGCTCCCAGGTTACACTCATAACATCATTAATCTTTCAGAAACAGAGAATTTGGTGACGGTGATGTGGGCAAATGAAATCTTTGATCCTACGTATCCAGATACCTATGGGGATCCAGTTATGAAGTAA
- a CDS encoding polysaccharide biosynthesis protein: MSIFKDKVLMITGGTGSFGNAVLKRFLRTDIGEIRIFSRDEKKQDDMRHEYQAKFPEVAHKIKFYIGDVRSLESVRAAVPGTDYIFHAAALKQVPSCEFFPMEAVRTNVVGTDNVLTAAIESGVKSVICLSTDKAAYPINAMGITKAIEEKVAVAKSRLCNPDKTKICCTRYGNVMCSRGSVIPLWIEQIRAGLPITLTEPSMTRFIMSLDEAVDLVLFAFEHGANGDILVQKAPACTIRVQAEAVCELFGGKKEDIKVIGIRHGEKMYETLLTKEECAKAVDMGNFYRVPADNRDLNYDKFFTEGDVKHVTIEEFNSDNAYRLSLEETKAKVASLEYIQEELAKKK; this comes from the coding sequence ATGTCCATTTTTAAAGACAAAGTTTTAATGATTACCGGAGGTACCGGTAGTTTTGGTAATGCCGTGTTGAAAAGATTCCTTCGTACTGATATTGGAGAGATTCGTATTTTCTCCCGGGATGAAAAGAAACAGGATGATATGAGACATGAATACCAAGCGAAGTTTCCAGAGGTAGCACATAAAATTAAATTTTATATTGGAGATGTTCGCTCGTTGGAGAGTGTGCGGGCTGCCGTGCCGGGTACAGATTACATTTTCCATGCGGCAGCCTTGAAACAGGTCCCTTCGTGTGAGTTTTTCCCGATGGAGGCTGTTCGTACGAACGTGGTTGGGACGGATAACGTGTTGACGGCTGCGATTGAGAGCGGGGTGAAGAGTGTTATTTGTCTTTCCACGGATAAGGCGGCCTACCCGATAAATGCTATGGGGATTACTAAGGCCATTGAGGAAAAGGTGGCTGTGGCTAAGAGTCGTTTGTGTAATCCTGATAAAACAAAGATTTGTTGTACGCGTTACGGTAACGTGATGTGTTCCCGCGGTTCCGTTATCCCTCTTTGGATCGAACAAATTCGAGCAGGACTTCCCATTACTCTCACGGAACCATCAATGACTCGTTTTATCATGAGTCTGGATGAAGCAGTTGATCTTGTTCTTTTTGCTTTTGAGCATGGGGCTAATGGTGATATTCTCGTGCAGAAAGCACCGGCTTGTACGATACGAGTTCAGGCGGAAGCTGTTTGTGAACTTTTTGGAGGAAAGAAAGAGGATATTAAGGTGATTGGTATTCGCCACGGGGAGAAGATGTACGAGACACTTCTCACGAAGGAGGAATGTGCCAAGGCGGTGGATATGGGGAATTTTTATCGAGTCCCGGCAGACAACCGGGATTTGAATTACGATAAATTCTTTACCGAGGGTGACGTGAAGCATGTTACTATCGAGGAATTTAATTCCGATAATGCCTATCGGTTAAGTTTGGAAGAAACTAAGGCAAAAGTTGCTTCATTAGAGTATATTCAAGAGGAACTGGCAAAAAAGAAATAG
- a CDS encoding UDP-N-acetyl glucosamine 2-epimerase, translating to MAEFKNNGKLKLLIIVGTRPEIIRLAAVINKCRLYFDCLLAHTGQNYDYNLNGIFFKDLELADPDVYMDAVGADLGETMGNIIDKSYKLMVATRPDAVLVLGDTNSCLSVIGAKRLHIPIFHMEAGNRCKDECLPEETNRRIVDIISDVNMAYSEHARRYLAECGLPKERTYVTGSPMAEVLHQNLAEIEASDIHERLGLEKGRYILLSAHREENIDTEKNFLSLFTAINMMAEKYDMPILYSCHPRSRKRLEASGFQLDRRVIRHEPLGFHDYNCLQMNAYAVVSDSGTLPEESSFFISVGHPFPAVCIRTSTERPEAIDKACFFIAGIDSDSLLQAVECAVDMNRNGDHGLPVPNYVDENVSTKVVKIIQSYTGIINKMVWRKF from the coding sequence ATGGCAGAATTTAAGAATAATGGTAAATTGAAGTTGCTTATCATCGTGGGGACAAGACCGGAAATTATTCGTCTGGCTGCCGTGATAAACAAGTGTAGGCTGTATTTCGATTGTTTGCTGGCTCATACCGGGCAGAATTATGATTATAATCTTAACGGGATTTTTTTCAAAGATTTGGAATTGGCTGATCCTGACGTGTATATGGATGCAGTGGGGGCAGATTTGGGGGAGACAATGGGTAATATTATTGACAAAAGTTACAAGTTGATGGTGGCAACCCGGCCGGATGCGGTTCTTGTGCTTGGGGATACGAATTCTTGCCTTAGTGTGATCGGTGCAAAGCGTTTACATATTCCGATTTTTCACATGGAAGCGGGTAATCGTTGCAAGGATGAGTGTTTGCCGGAGGAGACCAATCGTCGGATTGTTGATATTATTTCCGATGTTAACATGGCTTACAGTGAACATGCTCGTAGGTATCTTGCGGAATGTGGACTGCCCAAGGAGCGCACTTACGTGACGGGTTCTCCGATGGCTGAGGTGTTGCATCAGAATTTGGCTGAAATAGAGGCTTCCGATATTCACGAGCGTCTCGGACTGGAAAAAGGGAGGTATATCCTTCTCTCGGCTCATCGTGAAGAAAATATTGATACGGAGAAGAACTTTCTTTCTCTTTTTACGGCGATAAACATGATGGCAGAAAAATACGACATGCCGATTCTTTATAGTTGTCATCCAAGGAGTCGTAAACGTTTGGAGGCTTCCGGTTTTCAACTTGATCGTCGTGTGATTCGGCATGAACCATTGGGATTTCATGATTATAATTGTTTGCAAATGAATGCTTATGCCGTTGTTTCCGATAGTGGAACGTTACCCGAGGAAAGTTCTTTCTTTATTTCCGTGGGACACCCATTTCCGGCAGTTTGTATTCGAACCTCTACAGAACGTCCGGAGGCTATCGATAAGGCTTGTTTCTTTATTGCCGGGATTGATTCCGATTCTTTGTTACAGGCCGTGGAATGTGCTGTTGATATGAACAGAAACGGAGATCATGGGCTTCCGGTGCCGAATTACGTGGATGAGAATGTTTCCACGAAAGTGGTGAAGATTATACAGTCTTATACCGGTATTATTAACAAGATGGTTTGGAGAAAGTTTTAG
- a CDS encoding DegT/DnrJ/EryC1/StrS family aminotransferase — protein MDKRIYLCLAHMSGEEQKFIKEAFDTNWVVPLGPNVNGFEADLERFIGEDRRVVALSAGTAALHLALLACKVGQGDEVIVQSFTFCASSHPITYLGASPVFVDSELDTWNMDPVLLEIAIKDRIVQTGRKPKAIIPVALYGMPYDCERIMEIANRYDIPVIEDAAEGFGSKFDGRMLSTYGKYGVLSFNGNKMITTSGGGALTCTNDEDKREIMFYATQARESYPYYQHEKIGYNYRMSNICAGIGRGQMFVATDHIAHHKHIQSLYRELFKDVDGIALHENPSSRYDSNFWLCTIILDPKLQVKGEKDAYKNTIQGAVGGAAGVTHVTSILHTDCEPNLNVEAMRRMLDIANVESRPLWKPMHKQPVYKTAISYTNGVSESLFKRGLCLPSGPYVSDDDVKYIVEQIKESIG, from the coding sequence ATGGATAAACGTATTTATCTCTGTTTAGCACACATGAGTGGTGAAGAGCAGAAATTTATAAAAGAGGCATTTGATACAAATTGGGTTGTACCTCTTGGACCCAATGTGAATGGCTTTGAGGCAGATCTTGAAAGATTCATAGGGGAAGATAGGCGGGTTGTAGCTCTTTCTGCAGGTACTGCGGCTTTACATCTAGCATTATTGGCTTGTAAGGTAGGACAAGGGGATGAGGTAATAGTGCAGTCGTTCACGTTTTGTGCTTCTAGTCATCCAATTACCTATCTTGGTGCTTCTCCTGTTTTTGTGGATTCGGAATTAGATACGTGGAATATGGATCCTGTTTTATTGGAAATAGCTATAAAAGACCGTATAGTTCAAACAGGACGTAAGCCTAAAGCCATAATTCCTGTAGCTCTTTATGGTATGCCGTATGATTGTGAACGAATCATGGAAATAGCGAATCGTTATGATATTCCCGTAATTGAAGATGCTGCAGAAGGGTTTGGATCTAAGTTTGATGGACGTATGCTTAGTACCTATGGGAAATATGGCGTTTTATCATTTAATGGTAATAAAATGATTACTACTAGTGGAGGAGGTGCGTTAACTTGTACTAATGATGAGGATAAACGTGAAATTATGTTTTATGCAACACAGGCTCGTGAGTCATATCCTTATTATCAGCATGAAAAAATAGGCTATAATTATCGTATGAGTAATATTTGTGCTGGAATTGGTCGCGGGCAGATGTTTGTGGCAACAGATCATATTGCTCATCATAAACATATTCAATCTCTTTATCGGGAATTGTTTAAAGATGTAGATGGTATTGCTTTGCATGAAAACCCATCTTCACGTTATGATAGTAATTTTTGGCTTTGTACTATTATTCTTGATCCAAAGTTGCAAGTGAAAGGAGAAAAAGATGCTTATAAAAATACGATTCAAGGAGCAGTTGGGGGAGCTGCTGGTGTAACTCATGTTACTTCGATTTTGCATACAGATTGCGAACCCAATCTGAATGTTGAAGCTATGCGTAGAATGCTTGATATTGCAAATGTTGAGAGTCGTCCTTTATGGAAACCGATGCATAAACAACCGGTTTATAAAACAGCAATATCTTATACGAATGGAGTAAGTGAAAGTTTATTCAAGAGGGGACTTTGTCTTCCAAGTGGTCCTTATGTTTCTGATGATGATGTGAAGTACATTGTAGAGCAAATCAAAGAGAGTATTGGTTAA